One genomic window of Ottowia oryzae includes the following:
- the prpF gene encoding 2-methylaconitate cis-trans isomerase PrpF, with protein MSKAPQTKIPATYMRGGTSKGVFFRLADLPAAAQQPGAARDRLLQRVIGSPDPYGKQIDGMGAATSSTSKAVIVSPSTRADHDVDYLFGQVAIDRDFVDWSGNCGNLSAAVGPFAIANGLIDAAKVPANGTCTVRIWQANIGKTIVAHVPITNGQVQETGDFELDGVTFPAAEVALEFIDPADEGEGEGGVAMFPTGHLVDQLEVPGVGSFQATLINAGIPTIFLNAADLGYAGTELQPAINGDPAALARFETIRAWGAVKMGLIHDVAEAAKRQHTPKIAFVAPPANYMASSGKPVQAADIDLLVRALSMGQLHHAMMGTAAVAIGTAAAIPGTLVNLAAGGGQRSAVRFGHPSGTLRVGAEASQVNGQWAVTKALMSRSARVLMSGWVHVPLDTASA; from the coding sequence ATGAGCAAAGCACCGCAGACCAAGATACCCGCCACCTACATGCGTGGCGGCACCAGCAAGGGCGTTTTCTTCCGCCTGGCGGATTTGCCCGCCGCCGCGCAACAGCCCGGTGCGGCGCGCGACAGGCTGCTGCAGCGCGTGATCGGCAGCCCGGACCCGTACGGCAAGCAGATCGACGGCATGGGCGCGGCCACCTCGTCCACCAGCAAGGCGGTGATCGTTAGCCCCAGCACGCGGGCCGACCACGACGTGGACTACCTGTTTGGCCAGGTCGCCATCGACCGCGACTTTGTGGACTGGTCGGGCAACTGCGGCAACCTGTCGGCGGCCGTGGGGCCGTTCGCCATCGCCAACGGCCTGATCGACGCGGCCAAGGTGCCCGCCAACGGCACCTGCACCGTGCGCATCTGGCAGGCCAATATTGGCAAGACCATCGTCGCGCACGTGCCCATCACCAACGGGCAGGTGCAGGAAACGGGCGATTTCGAGCTGGACGGCGTCACCTTCCCGGCCGCCGAGGTGGCGCTGGAATTCATCGACCCCGCCGATGAAGGCGAAGGCGAGGGCGGTGTCGCGATGTTCCCCACCGGTCACTTGGTCGATCAGCTTGAAGTGCCCGGCGTGGGCAGCTTCCAGGCCACGCTGATCAACGCGGGCATTCCCACCATCTTCTTGAACGCCGCCGACCTCGGCTACGCCGGCACCGAATTGCAGCCCGCCATCAACGGCGACCCGGCTGCGCTGGCGCGCTTTGAAACCATCCGCGCCTGGGGCGCCGTGAAGATGGGCTTGATCCACGACGTGGCCGAGGCCGCCAAGCGCCAGCACACGCCCAAGATCGCCTTCGTCGCGCCACCGGCCAACTACATGGCGTCCAGCGGCAAGCCCGTGCAGGCGGCCGACATCGACCTGCTGGTGCGTGCGTTGTCCATGGGCCAGCTGCACCACGCCATGATGGGCACGGCCGCGGTGGCCATCGGCACGGCGGCGGCCATTCCCGGCACGCTGGTCAACCTGGCGGCCGGCGGCGGGCAACGCAGCGCGGTGCGCTTTGGCCACCCCAGCGGCACCTTGCGCGTAGGCGCCGAAGCCTCGCAGGTCAACGGCCAATGGGCCGTGACCAAGGCGCTGATGAGTCGCAGCGCCCGCGTGCTGATGAGCGGCTGGGTGCATGTGCCGCTGGATACGGCGTCTGCCTGA